The Hypomesus transpacificus isolate Combined female chromosome 3, fHypTra1, whole genome shotgun sequence genome has a window encoding:
- the LOC124484074 gene encoding kanadaptin has product MDTELDTVAAVGIENENENNDKEDETNNAQEPDDPFKKPALFAAPSLLIKRGAVASNTAGKPTHEPSTSEKAQLTATDELLSNDPTATLNETSLPTPSIDQKTPQNADFEDKHEDKEKTHIAPVKPRHDLKARLPKAPPAGKFKPHPPIPYTEPQWGGVAPDNSYSLEILKNGTIVDAIPLTQNSYFVVGRLPVCDISLEHPSISRYHAVVQYRGRSGDDEEMGEERGFYVYDLGSTHGTVVNKNKVPPKTYIRVRVGHVLKFGGSTRLFILQGPDFDEEAESELTVTELRERARKQREILEKRMLESDSDDSDEEMEEGEVKGNRSRAKLSGKDDSGCSWGMAEEAAPEEDESEENPFATEFQEDQEAAYLKDPKKALQGFYDREGEELEFEYEDKNHGTWLCRVRLPVDDAMGKQLVAEVTHTGKKKEAAILCSLEACRTLEARGLLRQEAVSRKRKKKNWEDEDYYDSDDDTFLDRTGAVEKKRQERMKKAGKIEERPDTYESLVAKLAAVEKELAETQNKLSSAGRDGSHASSEDPLDAFMSEVRKEAAMDAVERRKLHVHVADLRKEAQRVRRLVELTRPAQLPSLQPSLEGGSSEPQKPKKSLPLFGAMKGGSKFKLKTGTIGKLPPKRPNLPPELFNMKSLPSGAEEEEEEEEEWKREEKENDNKGLEDVPDVPSGPLQPSQSTSPEASRQHSEEPTQSPKPRGRGPTQRTHVEDTTETVDQALVRNVKKTRPSSEGGEEDTAAKPGPKKAGKKKASGPSRAPDTLSAQYPEDDPDYCVWVPPEGQSGDGRTHLNEKFGY; this is encoded by the exons ATGGACACTGAATTGGACACAGTAGCGGCTGTGGGTATAGAAAACGAGAATGAAAACAATGATAAAGAAGATGAAACTAATAACGCTCAAGAGCCAGATGACCCTTTCAAGAAACCAGCTCTTTTTGCAGCACCTTCCCTTCTTATCAAACGTGGTGCTGTTGCGTCAAATACAGCAGGAAAGCCCACTCACGAGCCAAGCACCAGCGAAAAGGCACAACTCACAGCCACAGATGAATTACTTTCAAATGACCCAACAGCTACATTAAACGAGACGAGTTTGCCCACGCCGAGCATTGACCAGAAGACGCCCCAAAACGCTGACTTCGAAGACAAACATGAAGACAAAGAGAAGACCCATATTGCACCTGTTAAACCAAGACACGATCTCAAAGCTAGATTACCTAAAGCACCGCCGGCTGGCAAATTTAAACCTCATCCTCCTATACCGTACACAGAACCCCAATGGGGTGGAGTAGCACCAGATAACTCGTATTCGTTGGAAATCCTCAAAAACGGCACCATAGTTGACGCCATCCCCCTTACTCAAAATAGTTATTTCGTGGTCGGACGACTACCCGTGTGTGATATTTCCTTAGAACACCCGTCCATCTCTAGATACCATGCCGTCGTACAGTATCGTGGGCGCTCAGGTGACGACgaggagatgggagaagagaggggattCTACGTTTATGACTTGGGCAGCACGCATGGCACTGTTGTAAATAAGAACAAGGTACCACCGAAGACTTATATCAGGGTACGTGTTGGACACGTCCTAAAATTCGGAGGAAGCACAAGACTTTTCATCCTACAG GGTCCAGACTTTGATGAGGAGGCAGAGTCAGAACTGACAGTGACAGAGTTGCGTGAGCGAGCTAGGAAGCAGCGTGAGATCCTGGAGAAGAGAATGCTCGAGAGTGACTCGGACGACTCTGATGAAGAGATGGAAGAGGGAGAAGTGAAAGGAAACAGGTCCCGGGCAAAGCTCTCTGGCAAGGACGACTCTGGCTGCTCCTGGGGAATGG CTGAGGAGGCAGCTCCTGAGGAGGACGAGAGCGAAGAGAACCCGTTTGCCACGGAGTtccaggaggaccaggaggcGGCCTACCTGAAGGACCCCAAGAAGGCCCTACAGGGCTTCTACGACAGAGAAG GAGAAGAGCTAGAGTTTGAATATGAGGATAAAAATCATGGTACCTGGCTCTGTCGAGTAAG ACTCCCTGTGGATGACGCCATGGGAAAGCAGTTGGTTgctgaggtaacacacacaggcaagaaGAAGGAGGCGGCCATCCTATGCTCCCTGGAAGCGTGTCGGACCCTTGAGGCCCGGGGGCTgctcagacaggaagcag TATCCCGGAAGCGCAAGAAGAAAAACTGGGAGGATGAGGACTACTACGACAGTGATGATGACACCTTCCTGGACAGAACCGGCGCTGTGGAGAAGAAGCGTCAGGAGCGCATGAAGAAGGCGGGAAAGATTGAGGAGAGACCGGACACCTACGAGTCACTG GTGGCCAAGCTGGCAGCTGTGGAGAAGGAGCTGGCCGAGACCCAGAACAAGCTGAGCTCTGCAGGCAGAG ACGGTTCCCATGCATCTTCAGAGGACCCACTGGACGCCTTCATGAGCGAGGTGCGAAAGGAGGCCGCAATGGACGCCGTGGAACGCCGCAAGCTCCACGTGCATGTGGCCGACCTGCGCAAGGAGGCCCAGAGGGTccgcaggctggtggagctgacTCGGCCTGCCCAGTTGCCCTCGCTGCAGCCCAG TTTAGAGGGCGGGTCTTCAGAGCCCCAGAAGCCTAAGAAGTCCCTGCCACTGTTTGGTGCAATGAAGGGAGGCAGCAAGTTCAAACTGAAGACCGGCACCATCGGG AAGTTACCCCCGAAGCGACCCAACCTGCCTCCTGAGCTTTTCAACATGAAAAGCCTTCCGtcaggagcggaggaggaggaggaggaggaggaggagtggaagagGGAAGAAAAGGAGAACGACAACAAAGGGCTTGAAGACGTTCCAGATGTTCCGAGCGGGcccctgcagcccagccaaAGCACCTCTCCCGAGGCCTCCAGACAGCACAGCGAGGAACCGACACAGTCTCCCAAACCCAGAG GGAGAGGGCCAACACAGAGGACACATGTGGAGGACACGACAGAAACGGTGGACCAGGCACTCGTCCGGAATGTAAAGAAGACCCGACCAAGTTCAG aggggggtgaggaggatacAGCGGCCAAGCCAGGCCCCAAGAAGGCTGGGAAAAAGAAAGCCTCTGGTCCCAGCAGA GCTCCAGATACTCTATCAGCTCAGTACCCTGAAGATGATCCAGACTATTGTGTCTGGGTACCCCCTGAAG GTCAGTCCGGAGATGGCCGTACTCACCTCAATGAGAAGTTTGGCTACTAG
- the supt7l gene encoding STAGA complex 65 subunit gamma, with translation MMRYWGEIPGPAGAPPSRSSFDLLQREFRSVEMQDPPLHQPSAQRPRPTTMLDIPSEPCSLTIHTVQLCQHVRRLRALLTTAQTPGQSLTPSEGSGNRLEEMDALPMSPPTPPAVPDDLLPLDSKAPRHPFQLRHSDPESEFYKGKGEPVTELSWPSCRQLLYQSVATVLAHAGFDSAQESVLETLTDLAHEHYLKLSRLLRVAVDREARLGTSPFPDVVEQVFHEMGIGSVLALQRFWQVRIKDYHNYMLRMSKEMSDEYERLVNPEKALEDSKPPRIKEEPMSDISFPVSEEPEADLASGDQSLPIGVLGAHGERLAGGLEGEHSPHISGGGGANSSPLWPQVKMEPQDGEEGQGSGHHHHHGVLGSDVFEEGGPMSTMSESGGGMAPSPGGGSDASYGSHSPDSLMSASPVFNQRPRKRMKKM, from the exons ATGATGCGTTACTGGGGCGAGATTCCTGGACCAGCGGGAGCTCCCCCGAGTCGCAGCTCGTTCGACCTACTCCAGCGCGAGTTTCGCTCCGTAGAAATGCAAGATCCACCTTTGCACCAGCCTTCAGCTCAACGTCCCCGACCCACTACAATGTTGGACATCCCCTCGGAGCCCTGCAGCCTCACAATCCACACCGTTCAGCTGTGCCAGCATGTTCGACGCCTCCGTGCCCTCCTGACCACGGCTCAAACCCCGGGCCAGAGTTTGACCCCCTCAGAAGGCAGTGGAAACAGGCTGGAGGAGATGGATGCCCTGCCAATGAGCCCACCCACACCACCAGCTGTTCCAGATGACCTGCTGCCCCTGGACAGCAAAGCTCCTCGGCATCCGTTTCAGCTGCGCCACAGTGACCCAGAGAGCGAATTCTACAA GGGCAAAGGCGAGCCCGTTACCGAGTTGAGCTGGCCCTCCTGCCGGCAACTCTTGTACCAGTCCGTAGCCACAGTGCTAGCCCACGCCGGCTTCGATTCAGCCCAGGAAAGTGTGCTTGAGACCCTTACTGACCTGGCCCATGAGCACTACCTGAAACTCAGCCGGCTGCTTCGGGTGGCAGTGGACCGCGAAGCCCGCCTGGGAACCAGCCCCTTCCCCGACGTGGTGGAGCAGGTGTTCCACGAGATGGGAATTGGAAGCGTGTTGGCTCTGCAGCGCTTCTGGCAAGTACGCATCAAGGATTACCACAACTACATGCTCCGG ATGAGTAAGGAGATGTCAGATGAGTATGAAAGACTGGTAAACCCAGAGAAGGCCCTGGAGGACTCCAAGCCTCCCCGGATCAAAGAGGAGCCAATGAGCGACATCTCCTTCCCTGTCAGCGAAGAGCCCGAGGCGGACCTGGCCTCCGGAGACCAGTCCCTGCCTATAGGGGTACTGGGAGCCCATGGAGAAAGACTggctgggggtctggagggggaaCATTCACCGCACATCTCAG GTGGAGGCGGAGCAAACAGCTCCCCCTTGTGGCCACAGGTGAAGATGGAGCCCCAGGATGGcgaggagggacaggggtcaggccaccaccaccaccacggggTCCTAGGTAGTGATGTCTTTGAGGAAGGGGGGCCCATGTCCACCATGAGTGAGTCTGGGGGAGGAATGGCCCCATCCCCTGGTGGGGGTTCTGATGCCAGCTATGGCTCACACTCTCCTGACTCCCTCATGAGCGCCTCCCCCGTGTTCAACCAGAGGCCCAGGAAACGCATGAAGAAGATGTGA